From Glycine max cultivar Williams 82 chromosome 11, Glycine_max_v4.0, whole genome shotgun sequence, the proteins below share one genomic window:
- the LOC100797229 gene encoding histone H1, which produces MSAAEEAKVPAVEKPVEEVKAPKLAKEKKPKAPKEKKPKQAKTASHPPYLQMIKDALIALNEKGGSSPYAIAKYMEEKHKAVLPANFKKILGLQLKNQAARGKLVKIKASYKLAEAAKKVKESTAKATKESRPKRNKIATAVAPKKTEAVKKPAKKVGPKKTKKVSTPAKPKQPRSIRSPTKRARKAAVAAA; this is translated from the exons ATGTCCGCCGCCGAAGAAGCTAAAGTTCCCGCCGTCGAAAAGCCGGTGGAGGAGGTGAAGGCGCCGAAGCTTGCCAAGGAGAAGAAACCTAAGGCTCCGAAGGAAAAGAAGCCGAAACAGGCCAAAACTGCTTCTCATCCTCCATATCTCCAG ATGATTAAGGACGCTTTGATTGCTCTGAACGAGAAAGGAGGATCGAGTCCATATGCGATAGCGAAGTACATGGAGGAGAAGCACAAGGCGGTGCTTCCTGCGAATTTCAAGAAGATACTAGGTCTGCAACTGAAGAACCAAGCTGCGAGAGGGAAACTCGTCAAGATCAAGGCTTCGTACAAGTTAGCCGAAGCCGCGAAGAAGGTGAAGGAGAGCACCGCCAAAGCGACGAAGGAATCGCGTCCGAAACGAAACAAAATCGCAACCGCCGTTGCTCCGAAGAAAACCGAGGCGGTTAAAAAGCCCGCGAAGAAGGTCGGgccgaagaaaacgaagaaagtGTCGACGCCTGCGAAGCCCAAGCAGCCCAGGTCCATTAGGTCTCCGACCAAGAGGGCCCGTAAAGCTGCCGTCGCTGCGGCTTGa
- the LOC100306649 gene encoding uncharacterized protein isoform X1 produces the protein MGASESTPSSRQTPDDKITTITERSEASDPILERLKSLKITPPILTSPPTEGTLTDILVRKPSSSSVSVNPKVILELFSMYHDWQEKKAQEISKRQEEIENKIEVADALAIKLLQRYNHSTSTMKTASQHLSGVHALQVEIGELKGRLTEVISNCDALCNRIASEGPESLRSSIKPFAIATTDQETCSSSSSLRTVSKTNSPSAEE, from the exons ATGGGTGCTTCAGAATCTACTCCCTCAAGCAGACAG ACGCCAGATGACAAAATCACAACCATAACTGAGCGATCGGAAGCCTCTGACCCTATCTTGGAGCGCCTCAAATCTCTCAAAATT ACACCGCCCATATTGACCTCACCCCCAACAGAGGGTACCTTAACTGATATTTTAGTGAGGAAGCCTTCGTCGTCCTCGGTTTCAG TCAATCCGAAGGTTATACTGGAGCTCTTCTCAATGTACCATGATTGGCAGGAGAAGAAGGCCCAAGAGATAAGCAAAAGACAG GaggaaatagaaaacaaaatagaagTTGCAGATGCTTTAGCAATCAAACTTCTTCAGCGATATAATCATTCAACATCTACAATGAAGACTGCCTCACAACATCTATCGGGAG TTCATGCATTGCAGGTGGAAATTGGAGAGCTCAAAGGAAGGTTGACTGAAGTTATAAGTAACTGTGATGCACTGTGcaataggattgcatcagaggGCCCAGAATCTCTCCGGTCATCTATCAAGCCTTTTGCAATTGCTACAACTGACCAAGAAACCTGCTCAAGTTCATCTAGTTTGCGGACAGTTTCAAAAACAAATTCACCTTCAGCAGAAGAATAG
- the LOC100306649 gene encoding uncharacterized protein LOC100306649 yields MGASESTPSSRQTPDDKITTITERSEASDPILERLKSLKITPPILTSPPTEGTLTDILVRKPSSSSVSATVNPKVILELFSMYHDWQEKKAQEISKRQEEIENKIEVADALAIKLLQRYNHSTSTMKTASQHLSGVHALQVEIGELKGRLTEVISNCDALCNRIASEGPESLRSSIKPFAIATTDQETCSSSSSLRTVSKTNSPSAEE; encoded by the exons ATGGGTGCTTCAGAATCTACTCCCTCAAGCAGACAG ACGCCAGATGACAAAATCACAACCATAACTGAGCGATCGGAAGCCTCTGACCCTATCTTGGAGCGCCTCAAATCTCTCAAAATT ACACCGCCCATATTGACCTCACCCCCAACAGAGGGTACCTTAACTGATATTTTAGTGAGGAAGCCTTCGTCGTCCTCGGTTTCAG CTACAGTCAATCCGAAGGTTATACTGGAGCTCTTCTCAATGTACCATGATTGGCAGGAGAAGAAGGCCCAAGAGATAAGCAAAAGACAG GaggaaatagaaaacaaaatagaagTTGCAGATGCTTTAGCAATCAAACTTCTTCAGCGATATAATCATTCAACATCTACAATGAAGACTGCCTCACAACATCTATCGGGAG TTCATGCATTGCAGGTGGAAATTGGAGAGCTCAAAGGAAGGTTGACTGAAGTTATAAGTAACTGTGATGCACTGTGcaataggattgcatcagaggGCCCAGAATCTCTCCGGTCATCTATCAAGCCTTTTGCAATTGCTACAACTGACCAAGAAACCTGCTCAAGTTCATCTAGTTTGCGGACAGTTTCAAAAACAAATTCACCTTCAGCAGAAGAATAG
- the LOC100797782 gene encoding GDP-mannose 4,6 dehydratase 1, with translation MENTEGSRSATNGVLPLARKVALITGITGQDGSYLTEFLLDKGYEVHGLIRRSSNFNTQRIDHIYVDPHNAHKARMKLHYADLSDASSLRRWLDTILPDEVYNLAAQSHVAVSFEIPDYTADVVATGALRLLEAVRSHIAASGRSHIRYYQAGSSEMFGATPPPQSETTPFHPRSPYAASKCAAHWYTVNYREAYSLFACNGILFNHESPRRGENFVTRKITRAVGRIKVGLQSKLFLGNLQASRDWGFAGDYVEAMWLMLQQEKPDDYVVATEESHTVEEFLEVAFGYVGLNWRDHVVIDKRYFRPSEVDNLKGDASKAKKVLGWKPKVGFEQLVKMMVDRDIEMAKKEKVLVDAGYIDAQQQP, from the coding sequence ATGGAGAACACCGAGGGATCCAGATCTGCGACGAACGGGGTGCTGCCTCTGGCGCGCAAGGTGGCATTGATTACCGGAATTACCGGCCAAGACGGTTCGTACCTGACGGAATTCCTTCTAGACAAGGGTTACGAGGTGCACGGTCTGATCCGTCGCTCCTCGAACTTCAACACGCAGCGCATCGACCACATCTATGTGGATCCCCACAACGCCCACAAGGCCCGCATGAAGCTCCACTACGCCGATCTCTCCGACGCCTCCTCCCTCCGCCGCTGGCTCGACACCATCCTCCCCGACGAGGTCTACAACCTCGCCGCTCAGTCTCACGTCGCCGTCTCCTTCGAGATACCCGACTACACCGCCGACGTCGTCGCCACCGGCGCCCTCCGCCTCCTCGAGGCCGTCCGTTCCCACATCGCCGCCTCCGGCCGCTCCCACATCCGCTACTACCAAGCCGGCTCCTCCGAGATGTTCGGCGCCACCCCTCCGCCGCAGTCCGAAACCACCCCCTTCCACCCCCGCTCCCCCTACGCCGCCTCCAAATGCGCCGCCCACTGGTACACCGTGAACTACCGCGAGGCTTACTCCCTCTTCGCCTGCAACGGCATCCTCTTCAACCACGAGTCCCCCCGCCGCGGCGAGAATTTCGTGACCCGCAAGATCACGCGGGCCGTGGGCCGCATCAAGGTCGGGCTCCAGAGCAAGCTCTTCTTGGGCAACCTCCAGGCCTCCAGAGATTGGGGCTTCGCTGGGGACTACGTTGAAGCCATGTGGCTGATGCTGCAGCAGGAGAAGCCCGATGACTATGTTGTGGCCACTGAAGAGTCCCACACCGTGGAGGAGTTCTTGGAAGTCGCGTTCGGCTATGTGGGACTCAATTGGAGGGACCATGTCGTCATTGACAAGAGATACTTTCGCCCCTCTGAAGTCGATAACCTCAAAGGGGACGCTTCCAAGGCCAAGAAGGTGCTTGGTTGGAAACCTAAAGTGGGGTTTGAGCAGCTTGTGAAGATGATGGTTGACCGGGACATTGAGATGGCTAAGAAAGAGAAGGTTCTTGTTGATGCTGGCTACATTGATGCTCAGCAACAACCTTGA
- the LOC102661234 gene encoding zinc finger CCCH domain-containing protein 6: protein MKRSRKLKKVSWAPGSNLCQVKLFLSEDLPSKVGEKFQDHFQAKKMSIGSSDDFPPGFEDNHLRNQSKAKLSHIPQIKWECPSLFTLSNDWRVAAGEDSTETCDQKLREMRVPEAIYPRISAIPDGPSESEKEFYDDNESLIPLIPLIPVEEEEESAEDIEPDSSIKKLHKQNSQQQYIPPAISLVNPECSNVNSHCSGKPLGATSSEADIIAAASSAAVASIIKRNEQGTLIDMDLLVKLFTDPTMIEKLIEQNRTATTTVSVSAPSSILSIPTSYSKPAAVASETTPTTTRPSITSVPSVSLPKPVPPQTVTRHKPPSIPTPHMHRPVKKNIPHMANRVLPSLNTHSPQQGLKRAAPSLASVSSSELKTVTVSSASANMHAVEKQVQSTTTGAVKDVNYYLNLVKEHGTHKQAGNKSLKNLQGLKPSQGEVKFKSKKPCIYFRTKRGCRNGSDCPYQHDMSNRGEAGKVLMAQQNAKRLKVGPEIKGRLYT from the exons ATGAAGCGTTCAAGGAAATTGAAGAAGGTTTCATGGGCTCCTGGATCTAATCTATGCCAG GTAAAATTGTTCTTATCTGAGGATCTCCCTTCAAAAGTTGGCGAGAAATTTCAAGATCATTTTCAAGCAAAGAAAATGTCAATAGGGTCTTCAGATGATTTTCCTCCTGGTTTTGAAGACAATCATTTGCGAAATCAATCAAAGGCTAAACTCTCTCACATCCCTCAGATTAAATGGGAATGCCCTTCTTTg TTCACTTTGAGTAATGATTGGCGCGTTGCAGCTGGTGAAGACAGTACGGAGACATGTGATCAGAAGTTAAGAGAAATGAGAGTGCCTGAAGCAATTTATCCTCGTATTTCTGCCATTCCTGATGG ACCTTCTGAATCGGAGAAGGAATTTTATGATGATAATGAAAGCCTCATTCCTCTCATCCCTCTCATTCCTGTTGAGGAGGAAGAAGAGTCAGCAGAGGATATTGAACCTGACTCTTCCATCAAAAAATTGCATAAACAAAACTCTCAGCAGCAATATATACCACCGGCAATATCTCTTGTTAACCCAGAATGCAGCAATGTTAATTCACATTGCAGTGGAAAGCCATTAGGTGCAACATCTTCTGAGGCAGATATAATTGCAGCAGCTTCTTCTGCTGCTGTTGCTTCCATCATAAAAAGGAATGAGCAAGGAACCTTGATTGATATGGATTTGCTCGTTAAATTATTTACTGACCCAACAATGATTGAGAAATTAATTGAGCAAAATAGAACTGCTACCACCACTGTCAGTGTCAGTGCCCCCTCAAGTATTTTGAGTATACCAACTTCTTATTCTAAACCTGCAGCTGTAGCATCTGAGACTACACCAACAACCACAAGGCCATCAATTACATCTGTTCCATCTGTTTCATTGCCTAAGCCTGTACCTCCTCAAACAGTAACAAGGCATAAACCTCCATCAATACCTACACCTCATATGCACAGGCCTGTCAAGAAAAATATTCCCCATATGGCAAATAGAGTGCTTCCCTCTTTAAACACTCACTCTCCACAACAAGGGCTAAAGAGAGCAGCACCATCATTGGCTTCTGTTTCTTCCAGTGAATTGAAAACAGTGACAGTGTCTTCTGCTTCTGCAAACATGCATGCAGTTGAAAAACAGGTGCAGTCCACCACAACTGGTGCCGTTAAGGATGTCAATTATTACCTAAACCTGGTTAAAGAACATGGTACTCATAAGCAAGCTGGCAACAAGAGTCTTAAGAACTTACAAGGTTTGAAACCGTCACAGGGAGAAGTGAAATTCAAAAGTAAGAAACCATGCATATACTTTAGAACTAAAAGGGGTTGCCGTAATGGTTCTGACTGCCCTTATCAGCATGATATGTCAAATCGGGGGGAAGCTGGTAAAGTCCTAATGGCTCAACAAAATGCTAAAAGATTGAAAGTAGGACCAGAAATTAAGGGGAGGCTATATACTTAA